Part of the Methylocystis rosea genome is shown below.
TCATAAGCGATGTTGAGGCCCTCGCCATTCGGCAGGCCGCTCAAGGCTCTGTGCGCCACCTTCCAACTGAACCCGGCGCAGGCAGCGTCGTAGTCGGCGAGATTGGGCGGAACCGCGAGGGAAGAGGGATCCTTGTGGATCGTCGCATAGCGGGCAGCGTTATCGGACAGCGGCGCCTCCGTTTCCGAACGAGGCCCGCAGGCGCCACCATGCGAACAGCGGCATGCGCCGTTGTTGAACATTTTTGGCGATCTGCGACCGCCACTCAGACTATTTGGCCGCGATCGCGAAGACAACAACGGTAGGAAGCGCGTATTGCCGCACGCGGCGGCGGATCACGCCTTTTCCGCCCTGATCACATCCTCGACGGTGCGCAGGCCGGGCTCCGGCGACATGACCAGAACCGCCATATTGCCCGGCGCATGTTCGTTCTTCCACATTTTGGTGTGGGCGAGCGGAATCTTCTCCCAAGGGAAGACTTCCGACATGCAGGGATCGACGCGGCGGTCGAGCACGAAGCGGTTGGCGGCCGAGGCCTGTTTCAGATGCGCGAAATGCGAGCCCTGGATCCGCTTCTGGCGCATCCACACATAGCGCGCGTCAAAGGTGAGATTGAAGCCCGTCGTGCCGGCGCAGAACACCACCATGCCGCCGCGCTTCACGACGAGGCAGGAGACGGGGAAGGTCGATTCGCCGGGATGTTCAAAGACGATGTCCACGTCCTTCTTGCCGGTGATGTCCCAGATCGCCTTGCCGAAGGCGCGGGCGGTCTTGGTCCATTCGTTGAATTCGGGCGTGTTGACCTTGGGCAACTGCCCCCAGCATTTGAAGTCCTTGCGATTGATGACGCCCTTGGCGCCGAGCGAGAGCACATAATCGCGCTTGCTCTCATCCGAGATGACGCCGATGGCGTTGGCGCCCGCGGCGGCGCAGAGCTGCACGCCGAAGACGCCGAGCCCGCCCGAGGCCCCCCAGACGAGCACATTGTCGCCGGGCTTAAGCTGATGCGGCGCATGACCGAACAGCATGCGATAGGCGGTGGCGAGAGTGAGCGTGTAGCAGGCCGCTTCCTCCCAGGTGAGGTGCTTGGGCCGCTCCATCAGCTGGCGGTCCTGCACGCGGCAGAATTGGGCGAAGGAGCCGTCCGGCGTCTCATAACCCCAGATGCGCTGCGAGGCGGAGAACATCGGGTCGCCGAGCAACTGCCCGCGGATGAGGAAGGCGCGCTCGTCAACATCATCGACCAGCGCGTCTGGTGCCTGACGGCGCGCTATTTCAGCTATACGCTCGCCAAATCCGCGCTCTGGACCGCGACGCGCACCATGGCTCAGGCTTACGCGCCAAATATTTGCGTCAATGCCGAGGGGCCGTGCCCCGTGTTTCTCAACGAGGAACTGGGCGCCCGCGCGTTCGAAATCGCAGCGCGCGCCGCTGGGCCAAGCCGCTGACGTTCCGCGCGCGGCGAGCGGCTCTTGGCACGTAGGCAACGCAGTTCAAGTTGAGGCGGCGATCATCGGCGCGCGATGATGGACTCGATGTAAAAAAATCGCCGCTACGCGTGACCGCGCCATTTGCGCCGCTAGAAAGATTCTCGTGACATGACAGCCGCGCGCCATTGTTCGTAGTGGAAAAGCGGCTGGTCATGTGGAAAATTGAAGCACAGGAAAGCTGGAGCGCAGTCGATGACGAGCCTCAAGACAGTTTTGGCGGCGACCGATCTCTCCTCCAACTCGGCCGCCGCCCTCGATCGCGGCGCTCTGATCGCAAAGGCGGCCGGAGCGCGCTACGACGTGGTGCATGCGACTGGCCGGGGACTGACGGAGGCGTTACGAGAGTTTCTTGGCGAGAATGTCGAGGCGATCTCGGGGAGACTTGTCGAAAAGGCTCGAGAACAGCTGATCAAAGCAGCGTCGGAGGCTTGTGGCGCCAGTGAGATCGGCGTCAGCGCGCATGTCAAAACCGGATCCGCTGCGGAGGCGATTCCCGCCTGCGCCGAGTCCCTTTGCTCGGACCTGATCGTGCTCGGCGCGCACGGCCGCGGCTTTCTGTCTAGACTCTCACTGGGCTCTACCGCTTCGCGAGTTATCAGCAACAGTGGCGGACGCCCAGTTCTTATCGTGAAGGAGCGGCCCCGCCACGCCTACGAGCGCGTGCTCGTGGCGGTAGATTTTTCACCCACTTCGGAGACGGCGATCGGGCTTGCCCGCCTAGCCGCTCCGGGAGCCCATATCGTCTTGCTGCATGTCTTCGACGACCCCTTGTTCGAAGAGACTATGGAGCATTTCACAGACAGCGATTTCATTGCTTCGAAATATAAGGAACGCGCAACCGCGGAACTGCATGAAATAGCCAAGTCGGCCGGCCTGCCGCCATCGGAATACACGGCGCTTGTCGTGCGCGGTGAAGCAAAGCGGGAAATTGTCGCCGAGGAAGAGAAGCTCGAGTGCGATCTTGTCATCTTGGGCAAGCACGGATCCCACGTCACAGAGGAGCTTCTGCTCGGCAGCGTTGCGAACGGCGTATTGGCCGAGTCGCAACGCGACGTGCTCATTGTCGTCGATGAACGCATGCCGCCCATATGGAGCTATCCCAACAAACGCGGAGCGACGACAAGGCTGCTCCGGCCGGATCAGTTCGACGTGAGCAACTGGAGCGCTGGCGCAGCTGATCCGCTCGCATCGATCGTCGCTGGCGCGACAGGCGAGGCGATTGCCAATGCCCTGCGCGACGCATTCACGAGAGACAACGCCTGTCTGTTCGAGTTCGGTGCGACGATTCTCGATCCAGACATTGAAGCGCGGCCGACGGACCTCGTCATGACGCTTCCCTTTGAAAAGACCGGCGAAGCCTGGCAGGGTCCGTTGCTAGTAGTCTCGCTCGAGAACATCGTGCAAGGGCACATCGACGCGCTCGATGTTGGCGACGGCGGCTTTCCGGATCCGGAAGGCATGGCTAAGCTTCGCGACGGTCTTCACATGCTCGCCAACAGAATCAAGGTGGCGTTGGTCCGCAACGCCCGCAAGATCGACAAGCGTGAGGAGCACAAGGCGCCGCTGTGGTGACAAGCCCACCCCGGGACGCTGATTCACGAGGGAGATGGACGGGCCACACGCGATCCAATCCGCCAGCATCCAGCTGCCGGGACCGGTCAGTTTCGGCGCCGCCGATGGAAGCGGCAGACGGCCGCGTAGCGCGCTCTACGCCTTTCTGACCGCGAAGGGGCCTGACCAAATGTGGTCGAGCGCCGCGGGCGGCCGATAGCGATCAATCCGCGCGCCCCTCCGCCGTGTGCGTGCGGCTTCGCTGCACAACTGCCGCTCGGCTTCACCGCCGGCGTCACGGGCGCGGTGGACGCGGGGGCTGAGCAACGGGACGTCGTTCGCCATCAACGGCGGCCAATATACCGCGCGGTGGAGCAGCCCGCTATTCGGCGGCTGGCGGTAGCCTCAGAGTAAGACCGTATGTCCACTACCGTTGTCAATCAGCATTGAACCGGGACCCTGGATCGGCGTCCAAAATTATCTCTTCTCTATTCGGCCGGCAGAGGTCAGCGCGTTCAGGCGAAAAACTCCATTTTGTTCGCTCGCGGGCGATGCGGCCGGTTCTGCAGCCCGACAATCCGGTGTGGGCCGACTGGCGCGCGCGGCTCGAAGACCATCTTGGTGCCTATGCGATCGAGCCGCTCGCGCTTTGCGCCGCGCGCTTTTTCGATCGCGGCGGGGCGTGGAACGGCGTCGGCCTTAATCTTCGCGCCTGTGCGCTCACTGGCGCGCGAGGATTTGGCTTATACCAAAGGCTACAATGTTGACCGATATGGGCCCAGTCTCGCATTCCGATTGAGGTGATTGTTTTGGGTTCGGCGATGAGCTTTCGCCATGTGTCACAAGCGGCGTCGATGATGGCGTCGTAGGTTTCAAACACGCGGTTTGAGTTATGGTGATTGATTGAGCGCCCGGTAGCGCCGTCATGCTTGCCGATCAGGCTGTTGAGCTTGCCGAGCAGGCGCTCGACCACGCCGCCCTGATCAACATGGCCTCCGTTGTCGCGCTGGATCGCGATGTACGTTCTGCCCAGCCTCGCTGGAAGGCCTTGACGATTGGCTTGGCATGCGCGGCGCCCCGCAACTCGAGCCAAGCCTCCTTCGAGCAGTTGGCGAGGCCAAGGGCGACGGCAAGCGTACTCGGGCCTTGAGCCCTTGGAAGATAAGCCACCTAAGCCGACAGCGACTTCCGGATGGCAATTAGCGCAAGACGGTTTCGCTATTTTTGAACGGTGTATTCGATAAATAGAAATTTAGCTAACGTACGCGCGCAGTTAAACATAGGAGAGAAAGCGCTGTGGAAGCGGCATCGAGCGGTCGGGCAACCGTTGTCCCGCGCGACACAGTCGCCCCGCGAGACGGGCGACGGCGCGCCGAGGTCGTCGAAGCCATTAGGGCGAAAGTTTCGGAGGACGCATGGCGCTGACAGTTTTACGCGGCGGCCATGTCGTCGATCCCGCGACAGGGCAGGACGCGATCGGCGACATATGGTTCGAGGACGGCCGCATCGTCGCGTCTCCAGACGGCCGTAAGCCGGACCGGGAAATCGACGTTTCCGGCCATATCGTGATGGCCGGCGCCATCGACATTCATTCGCATATCGCCGGCGGCAATGTGAATACGGCGCGGCTGCTGCTCCCCGAGTTGCATCGCGCCATTCGCGCCCGGCTCGCCGGCACGCCGCTCTCCACCGCCAAATGGTCGACCTTCGAGACCGGACGCCTTTATGCGCAGATGGGCTTCACCACCGTCGTCGAGCCGGCGATGGCGCCGCATCACGCATTGCAGACCCATCTCGAACTCAATGACGTGCCCATCATCGATAGGGGCGCGCTCACCGTTCTCGGCAATGACGACTTCCTGCTCGGCATGTTGCGCGACGGCGAAAAAGACGGCGCGATCAACGACTATGTCGCTCAGACCGTCGAGAACACCCGTTCGCTCGGATTGAAATGCATCAATCCGGGCGGCGTCGAAGCCTTCAAGGAAAATATGCGCGCCTTCGGTCTCGACGACGTGGTGCCTTTTTACGGCCTGACCTCGCGTCAGATTTTCCAGACGCTTCAGAAGGCGACGCAGGCGGTGGGCATTGCGCATCCGCTGCATCTGCACATGAATAATCTGGGGCTCGCCGGCAATATCGAGACGGCGCTCGCGACGATCGACGCGGCGCAGGGCCTGCCTCTCCATCTCGCGCATGTGCAGTTCTACGCCTATGGCACCGAGGGCAAGAACGGCTTCTCCTCCGCCGGCGCGCGCTTCGCCGAGAAGATCAACGCCAATAAGAATGTGAGCGTCGATGTCGGCCAGGTCATGTTCTCGCAAACGGTGACCATCTCCTCCGACGTCTTAAAGCAATTCAACAGCCTGCCGGGCGCCAGTCCCAAGAAGGGCGCGATTTTCGACGGCGACGCCAATGGCGGCGGCATCGTGCCTTACGCCTATAAGGTCTCGAACTATTACAACGCCGTCCAATGGGCGGCGGGGCTGGAGCTGTTCCTGCTTATCGACAATCCCGAGCAGGTGTATTTCACCACCGATCACCCCAATGGCGGGCCGTTCACGACCTATCCCGAACTCTTCGCGCTGCTGATGAGCGCCGACCTGCGCGCGCAACATATTTCGCGCCTGCCGGCGGAAGCATTGGAGCATACGACGCTGCCGTCGATCACGCGGGAATACACCTTCTATGAAATTGCTCAGATGAGCCGCTCCGGCGCGGCGAAGCTTTTCGGTTTCACGGACCGGGGCCAGCTCGGGCCGGGCGCAATCGCTGACATCGCGGTCTATAAGCCGAGC
Proteins encoded:
- a CDS encoding universal stress protein, whose product is MTSLKTVLAATDLSSNSAAALDRGALIAKAAGARYDVVHATGRGLTEALREFLGENVEAISGRLVEKAREQLIKAASEACGASEIGVSAHVKTGSAAEAIPACAESLCSDLIVLGAHGRGFLSRLSLGSTASRVISNSGGRPVLIVKERPRHAYERVLVAVDFSPTSETAIGLARLAAPGAHIVLLHVFDDPLFEETMEHFTDSDFIASKYKERATAELHEIAKSAGLPPSEYTALVVRGEAKREIVAEEEKLECDLVILGKHGSHVTEELLLGSVANGVLAESQRDVLIVVDERMPPIWSYPNKRGATTRLLRPDQFDVSNWSAGAADPLASIVAGATGEAIANALRDAFTRDNACLFEFGATILDPDIEARPTDLVMTLPFEKTGEAWQGPLLVVSLENIVQGHIDALDVGDGGFPDPEGMAKLRDGLHMLANRIKVALVRNARKIDKREEHKAPLW
- a CDS encoding formylmethanofuran dehydrogenase subunit A — translated: MALTVLRGGHVVDPATGQDAIGDIWFEDGRIVASPDGRKPDREIDVSGHIVMAGAIDIHSHIAGGNVNTARLLLPELHRAIRARLAGTPLSTAKWSTFETGRLYAQMGFTTVVEPAMAPHHALQTHLELNDVPIIDRGALTVLGNDDFLLGMLRDGEKDGAINDYVAQTVENTRSLGLKCINPGGVEAFKENMRAFGLDDVVPFYGLTSRQIFQTLQKATQAVGIAHPLHLHMNNLGLAGNIETALATIDAAQGLPLHLAHVQFYAYGTEGKNGFSSAGARFAEKINANKNVSVDVGQVMFSQTVTISSDVLKQFNSLPGASPKKGAIFDGDANGGGIVPYAYKVSNYYNAVQWAAGLELFLLIDNPEQVYFTTDHPNGGPFTTYPELFALLMSADLRAQHISRLPAEALEHTTLPSITREYTFYEIAQMSRSGAAKLFGFTDRGQLGPGAIADIAVYKPSRDIAGMFRRAAYVFKDGELVVRDGEVSRYTRGKTLHIRPRYDQKIVKRLDSYYDELYGLPRTIFDLPDAALPNTDAFAEVACRI